In a single window of the Papaver somniferum cultivar HN1 chromosome 8, ASM357369v1, whole genome shotgun sequence genome:
- the LOC113305442 gene encoding uncharacterized protein LOC113305442 codes for MKIRNAQNTIYEIENENGNLVATQEEISEVIVQHFKSKFTFSEQGDFIKGKTIQEKIILASEMVKEMETTRRGGNVAMKINISQTFDSLSWESIFEAMKRVGFSDRSLCWLKILFSSARISVLVNGRPE; via the exons ATGAAGATAAGGAATGCTCAAAATACAATTTATGAAATTGAAAATGAGAATGGTAATCTGGTGGCAACTCAAGAAGAAATTTCTGAGGTCATTGTGCAGCATTTTAAGTCAAAATTTACTTTCAGTGAG CAAGGTGATTTTATAAAAGGTAAAACCATTCAGGAGAAAATAATTTTAGCATCTGAAATGGTGAAAGAAATGGAAACAACTAGAAGAGGTGGCAATGTAGCTATGAAGattaatatttctcaaacatttGATTCTCTAAGTTGGGAATCCATTTTTGAAGCCATGAAGAGAGTCGGATTTTCTGACAGAAGTTTGTGTTGGTTGAAGATTTTATTCTCATCTGCAAGAATCTCAGTGCTGGTGAATGGAAGACCAGAATGA